One window from the genome of Paenibacillus azoreducens encodes:
- a CDS encoding S-layer homology domain-containing protein, producing MGKQKQFNAGKKNVRRLQTSLLTGALIVGSIPGLAYAEGSTANEQFKANDHLSSGLTGTREKPLTNRALPAGFSDLNGLTSSEQDIIQKAVNMGLLEGDSSGHFRPNEVLTRQELAVLLARALHLPLSDAPAPAFADVTESNWSASYIEAVKRAGLMAGEGSELFHPHDPVTREELAAVFVRAVNGTDARGGQIPRIQDSGQVSSWAASLVDTALRLGLIDATDEKLHPQSSVSRKDIASFLLDVFHTEEQTTAITKVDGDLIFVDGSPYLVAGKLKQLLGERNREALEGAVLKYKSANHNLNDLSELEIVKDGVVLDASGTSYGGSVKISGEGVTVRGDALGQVLLTKGLTNFEANAKIKMLIVDGGQAVQLKGKAQIETLQITNSQTKLTIGSSVGINEVQLPKDVKLSQVIKNLDQVRGQIKHVQIGIDDRYPPNPVPSTSASNPSQNPSPSPNPTPTPTPSNHAPTVKTAISPVTTGVTDGVQSVSLVDVFADEDQDALTYSAVSSNTGVAAVGVNGASLSITSVNAGTATITVTANDGKGGRVQTQFIVTVKASPPHGSGIPDQRKEIGTGDVFLSLNSFFTAADNDLLTYEISVGDPSITAFTLNADQLVLSPLQVGSTTVTVKASDGRGGTQTQSFQLYVTGAANRNPVVKQTPNNRTITVGEDDYIIDLSTVFDDPDQDTLTYEAISLDPSLAAVSVNGTQAAVHALASGMTTIQLKAQDGNGGEATTEFQVTVNKPLAIGTLPAQTLQVGDAPITLDLSPYLTDPDQGILTVTATSAAANIATIYVSGQKVTLTPVAAGSTTVTITVTDGRGGTATSAFAVTVKVKE from the coding sequence ATGGGCAAACAGAAGCAGTTCAATGCAGGCAAGAAAAACGTTCGCCGCTTGCAGACGTCTTTGCTTACCGGAGCTTTGATTGTCGGCTCTATTCCGGGACTGGCATATGCAGAGGGATCGACTGCGAATGAGCAGTTCAAGGCAAACGATCACTTGTCTTCGGGGTTGACTGGCACGAGAGAGAAGCCGCTTACTAATCGGGCTTTGCCAGCGGGATTTTCCGATTTGAACGGATTGACATCGTCCGAACAAGACATCATTCAGAAGGCAGTGAACATGGGTTTGCTGGAAGGAGACTCTTCAGGACATTTCCGTCCTAATGAGGTTTTAACCCGTCAAGAATTAGCTGTTTTGTTGGCACGGGCGCTGCATTTGCCTTTATCGGATGCACCCGCTCCGGCGTTTGCCGACGTGACGGAATCTAACTGGAGCGCTTCTTACATAGAGGCCGTGAAACGAGCCGGGTTGATGGCAGGAGAAGGATCGGAATTGTTCCACCCGCATGATCCCGTTACCCGCGAAGAGTTGGCCGCCGTCTTCGTAAGGGCAGTGAATGGAACGGACGCGCGCGGAGGACAAATCCCCCGGATACAGGATAGTGGACAGGTTTCCTCATGGGCGGCAAGTTTAGTTGATACGGCACTGCGTTTAGGATTAATAGATGCGACCGATGAAAAATTGCACCCGCAGAGTTCCGTTTCACGTAAGGACATTGCATCGTTTTTACTGGATGTTTTTCATACTGAAGAACAGACGACAGCAATCACCAAAGTGGATGGCGACCTGATTTTTGTTGACGGGAGCCCATATTTGGTAGCTGGAAAGTTGAAGCAGCTTCTTGGCGAACGGAATCGTGAGGCGCTGGAAGGGGCTGTGTTGAAATATAAGTCGGCCAACCATAACTTAAACGATCTGTCCGAACTGGAAATCGTCAAGGACGGTGTTGTGCTGGATGCGAGCGGTACTTCATACGGAGGAAGCGTGAAGATTTCCGGGGAAGGCGTCACGGTTAGAGGCGACGCCCTGGGTCAAGTGCTTTTGACGAAAGGACTTACCAATTTTGAGGCTAACGCCAAGATCAAGATGTTGATCGTGGACGGCGGACAAGCCGTTCAGTTGAAAGGGAAAGCTCAAATCGAAACCCTGCAGATAACGAATTCGCAAACGAAGCTGACGATCGGCAGCAGCGTAGGAATCAATGAAGTGCAGTTGCCTAAGGATGTCAAATTGTCACAGGTAATTAAAAACCTGGACCAGGTGCGCGGACAGATCAAACATGTGCAAATCGGCATTGATGATCGGTATCCTCCGAACCCGGTGCCGTCAACTTCCGCTTCAAATCCAAGTCAAAATCCAAGCCCAAGCCCAAATCCGACTCCAACCCCAACTCCATCCAATCATGCTCCAACCGTGAAAACAGCAATTTCTCCTGTGACCACAGGAGTAACGGACGGTGTTCAGTCGGTGAGCCTTGTGGATGTATTTGCAGATGAGGACCAAGACGCTCTGACTTATTCGGCTGTATCCTCGAACACTGGTGTTGCCGCAGTTGGCGTCAACGGAGCAAGCTTGTCCATTACCTCTGTTAACGCCGGAACGGCGACGATCACCGTCACGGCAAATGATGGCAAGGGAGGCAGGGTACAGACGCAGTTCATCGTAACTGTCAAGGCCTCGCCTCCGCATGGTTCCGGAATTCCGGATCAGAGGAAAGAGATTGGTACAGGCGATGTTTTCCTTTCGCTGAACTCCTTTTTTACCGCTGCCGACAATGACCTGCTTACTTATGAAATCAGTGTCGGAGACCCCAGCATCACCGCATTTACTCTCAATGCAGATCAGCTAGTGCTGAGTCCTTTACAAGTCGGCAGCACGACGGTAACGGTCAAAGCATCTGATGGACGCGGCGGCACGCAGACTCAATCGTTCCAATTGTATGTAACAGGAGCGGCAAACCGGAATCCGGTGGTGAAGCAAACGCCAAACAACCGAACGATCACCGTTGGGGAGGATGACTACATCATCGATTTGTCGACAGTGTTTGACGATCCGGACCAAGACACGCTAACTTACGAAGCGATCTCGCTGGACCCAAGTCTCGCAGCGGTCTCGGTTAACGGAACGCAGGCGGCGGTACACGCTCTTGCGTCCGGCATGACGACAATTCAGCTGAAAGCCCAGGACGGCAATGGCGGTGAAGCGACGACCGAGTTCCAAGTCACAGTTAATAAACCGCTTGCGATCGGGACGCTCCCCGCCCAAACACTGCAAGTGGGCGATGCGCCGATAACTTTAGATCTCAGCCCGTATCTTACCGATCCGGATCAAGGCATTTTGACCGTCACGGCAACGTCTGCAGCGGCAAACATTGCAACGATTTACGTCTCGGGACAAAAGGTGACGTTGACCCCGGTTGCTGCAGGTTCTACAACCGTGACGATCACGGTAACAGATGGACGAGGAGGCACAGCAACTTCAGCGTTTGCGGTGACGGTCAAAGTCAAGGAATAA
- a CDS encoding MATE family efflux transporter, protein MGSPAPYYKQKTNVFLNKYFTGTKLDYKQIIAIIIPIFVDQAFIILMSLMNTAMIASSGVAAVSAVSMVDSLNIFLVNVFIAVATGGTVIVAQYKGSGNDKMVSRAAAQAISAVAVISIFLCVIVIAFHTPVLNLLFGQAEADVFQNARIYLIGSCISYPFIAVFQAVTGALRGVAETKACLGLSLILNLSYLLLNILFITVLDMGVIGLIISLITARVLGMGISLFYLIKMNHTLRYRLKDALKIDFSLLKKIMIIGVPFAAEQMFFNGGKLLTQTFIVQLGTLAITVNAISGSISMLFQIGGSALSIAVVTVVGQCIGNGSIPDARKFIKSFIGLSTVLFIVISAIILPLFPWIVRLFSPPAEIIPDIFKLTLLITITQPIFWSASFIMPSALRAAGDSNFTSITSLLSMWVLRVILGYVLAITFKFGIMGVWIAMVTEWSVRGAIFWWRFRGDKWYRRKLI, encoded by the coding sequence TTGGGTTCGCCAGCTCCATATTATAAACAGAAAACCAATGTATTCCTGAATAAGTACTTTACTGGAACCAAGCTTGATTACAAGCAAATTATCGCGATCATTATTCCGATATTTGTGGATCAAGCTTTTATTATTTTGATGAGTTTGATGAACACGGCGATGATTGCTTCCTCGGGCGTGGCTGCCGTAAGTGCGGTCAGCATGGTGGATTCGCTGAACATTTTCCTCGTTAACGTCTTTATTGCCGTGGCAACGGGGGGAACCGTCATCGTGGCGCAGTATAAAGGCAGCGGGAATGACAAGATGGTATCCAGGGCAGCCGCGCAGGCCATTTCGGCAGTTGCGGTGATATCCATTTTTTTATGCGTGATCGTGATCGCTTTTCACACTCCGGTGCTGAATTTGCTGTTCGGCCAGGCGGAAGCGGATGTATTCCAGAATGCCCGGATTTACCTGATCGGAAGCTGTATTTCGTATCCGTTTATTGCTGTTTTTCAGGCGGTGACGGGGGCGCTTCGAGGCGTAGCGGAGACGAAGGCTTGTCTGGGGCTTTCCCTTATTTTGAACTTATCTTATCTGCTGCTTAATATTTTATTTATTACCGTCCTTGATATGGGCGTGATCGGGCTCATCATTTCATTGATTACGGCAAGGGTGCTCGGAATGGGCATTTCGCTGTTTTACTTGATCAAAATGAACCATACGCTCCGGTACCGCCTCAAGGATGCGCTGAAGATCGATTTTTCTTTGCTCAAAAAGATTATGATCATCGGGGTGCCTTTTGCTGCGGAGCAAATGTTTTTTAATGGCGGCAAGCTGCTTACGCAAACTTTTATTGTGCAGCTGGGTACGCTTGCGATTACGGTCAATGCGATCAGCGGCTCGATTTCGATGTTGTTCCAGATCGGGGGAAGTGCGCTGAGTATCGCCGTCGTCACGGTGGTGGGCCAATGTATCGGGAATGGAAGCATTCCGGACGCGAGAAAGTTTATTAAGTCCTTTATCGGGCTGTCGACCGTCCTTTTTATCGTGATTTCAGCGATTATTCTGCCGTTATTCCCGTGGATTGTGAGACTGTTCTCCCCGCCGGCCGAGATTATCCCGGATATATTTAAGCTTACTCTTCTCATCACCATAACGCAGCCGATTTTCTGGTCCGCCAGCTTCATTATGCCTTCGGCTTTACGCGCGGCAGGGGATTCGAACTTCACTTCGATTACGTCGCTGCTGTCGATGTGGGTATTGCGGGTTATTCTGGGTTATGTGCTCGCGATCACCTTCAAGTTCGGCATTATGGGCGTTTGGATTGCGATGGTAACCGAATGGAGCGTACGCGGGGCCATTTTCTGGTGGCGGTTCAGGGGCGATAAGTGGTATAGACGGAAGCTGATATAG
- a CDS encoding GntR family transcriptional regulator → MNIAISNTSEKPIYQQLFEQISAQILKGELESGYCLPPIRQAALELRVSVITVKKAWEELERSGLINTVTGKGCFVAEFSSDEMLRIRNEMILKQMESDTSYYKSFGLTLDEVIELLKKIY, encoded by the coding sequence ATGAACATAGCAATTTCGAACACATCTGAAAAACCGATTTATCAGCAGCTTTTCGAACAAATCAGCGCCCAAATTTTGAAAGGAGAGCTTGAAAGCGGCTATTGTTTACCACCCATTCGACAAGCAGCCCTGGAGCTTCGTGTTAGTGTCATCACCGTCAAAAAAGCTTGGGAAGAACTCGAACGAAGCGGTTTGATCAATACAGTCACAGGTAAAGGGTGTTTTGTGGCCGAATTCTCTTCCGATGAGATGCTTCGAATACGCAACGAAATGATCCTGAAGCAAATGGAAAGTGACACTTCATACTACAAATCCTTTGGCCTGACTCTAGATGAAGTTATTGAGCTGTTAAAGAAGATTTATTAA
- a CDS encoding ABC-2 transporter permease, with protein sequence MFNLLIKDLKLGVNPLFFVFPILMGALMLIPGWLYFIVVMYFFWVTAPNLFAQFRSSNDLLFTAMMPVTKKDMVKARVSVFVILELMHIVFAMIYGLFTIHLYPNLTYHFFAPHMGFWGLNFAMFAIYNIILIPMYYKTAYKYGTAQLVSIVAAMIFAGVAQWLGIQSSYLFDIFNGSGADNMALQTSILVAGIIIFIAFTMIAYRIGVKRFLQVEIQ encoded by the coding sequence ATGTTTAACTTATTGATAAAAGATTTGAAATTAGGCGTAAATCCGTTGTTTTTTGTATTTCCTATTTTGATGGGCGCCTTAATGCTCATTCCGGGTTGGTTGTATTTTATTGTGGTTATGTATTTTTTCTGGGTAACGGCACCGAATTTGTTCGCCCAATTCAGAAGCTCGAACGATTTACTCTTTACCGCGATGATGCCTGTAACCAAGAAAGACATGGTGAAGGCAAGGGTGTCCGTTTTTGTTATCCTGGAATTAATGCATATTGTGTTTGCTATGATCTACGGTTTGTTCACGATTCACCTATACCCGAATCTGACGTACCATTTCTTCGCGCCGCACATGGGTTTCTGGGGGCTAAACTTTGCCATGTTTGCGATCTATAACATTATCTTGATACCCATGTATTACAAGACGGCGTATAAATATGGTACGGCGCAGCTTGTATCTATAGTGGCCGCTATGATTTTTGCCGGTGTTGCCCAATGGCTGGGAATCCAGAGTTCTTATTTGTTTGACATTTTCAATGGGTCCGGTGCTGACAATATGGCGCTTCAAACATCTATTCTGGTCGCAGGAATCATTATTTTCATTGCATTCACGATGATTGCTTATCGAATTGGGGTTAAACGATTCCTGCAAGTGGAGATACAATGA
- a CDS encoding ABC transporter ATP-binding protein, with protein MLALDVRNLNKTYPNFQLKDISFQLEKGYIMGFIGANGAGKTTTIKSILNMIHLDSGEIHILGKNIAEHEVELKQELGYAFGGIDFYTRSKMKTLTSVIKRFYTNWDDETYYSYLRRFKLDENKKIVDLSTGMKVKYSLALALSHGAKLLILDEPTSGLDPVSRDDLLDIFQELVVDGEISILFSTHITTDLEKCADFITYIENGQIIKSADKEEFKESYRLLNGNEDQLNQVKEKLISYKLNSFGFTGLIHSKDFDPSSDIKATTPSLEEIMIYFAKKEDAYV; from the coding sequence ATGCTAGCATTAGACGTTAGAAATTTAAACAAAACATATCCGAATTTTCAGTTAAAAGATATATCGTTTCAACTGGAAAAAGGTTATATTATGGGATTTATCGGCGCCAATGGCGCAGGAAAAACAACCACAATCAAATCGATCCTCAATATGATTCATCTTGATAGCGGCGAGATACACATTTTAGGTAAAAACATTGCCGAACACGAAGTCGAATTGAAACAAGAACTCGGATATGCGTTTGGCGGCATCGATTTTTATACTCGGAGCAAAATGAAAACATTGACTAGTGTGATTAAAAGATTCTATACGAATTGGGATGATGAAACCTATTACAGCTATTTGAGAAGATTCAAATTGGATGAAAACAAAAAAATCGTCGATTTGTCGACGGGAATGAAAGTAAAGTACAGTTTGGCCCTGGCCTTATCCCATGGTGCAAAGCTTCTCATCCTCGATGAACCAACAAGCGGACTCGATCCGGTCTCAAGAGATGATCTGCTCGATATTTTTCAAGAGCTCGTAGTCGATGGCGAAATCAGCATTCTTTTTTCCACCCACATTACAACTGACTTGGAAAAATGCGCGGATTTTATTACCTATATCGAAAACGGACAAATTATCAAAAGTGCCGACAAAGAAGAATTTAAGGAGTCCTATCGCTTGTTGAACGGCAACGAAGACCAGCTAAACCAGGTGAAAGAAAAGTTGATTTCCTACAAACTAAATTCATTCGGCTTTACAGGATTGATCCACTCCAAAGACTTCGATCCATCTTCCGATATTAAAGCAACCACGCCGAGTCTCGAGGAAATCATGATCTATTTCGCGAAAAAGGAGGATGCGTATGTTTAA
- the mutT gene encoding 8-oxo-dGTP diphosphatase MutT codes for MIQVAAAIIENEQGRILIARKRTGKPQADMWEFPGGKLEAGETPQECLKRELREEMQINIEPYAWFGTNDHHYGEKHIRLIAYKARFIGGAIKLTDHDEFRWVDLHELGEYTFAPADVKFVEMLMADKRAMKGDEPLGEVVAETEENNEELLDVKSTLRQAYDNHADLRNSAELEGWKADERDHVLDVFRSHHVRSILEIGAGPGRDSLFFKEHGFDITAVDLSEEMVRLCKEKGLRARVMDFYHLDFADCSFDAVYAMNCLLHVPKAQLHVVLTEIKRILKPSGIFYLGLYGGMSTDGIWEQDSYKPKRYFAMYPDEEIERIIKGYFQIEDFHTRFMGEGNPHFQAILLRNYIS; via the coding sequence GTGATCCAAGTAGCTGCAGCAATCATCGAAAACGAGCAAGGGCGGATTTTAATCGCCAGAAAACGAACGGGGAAACCGCAAGCTGATATGTGGGAGTTTCCAGGGGGCAAGCTGGAGGCTGGCGAAACCCCTCAAGAGTGTTTAAAGCGTGAATTGCGTGAAGAAATGCAAATCAACATCGAGCCGTATGCATGGTTTGGAACAAACGACCATCATTATGGGGAAAAGCACATCCGGCTGATTGCATACAAAGCTCGCTTTATCGGCGGTGCAATCAAACTTACTGATCATGACGAGTTCCGTTGGGTGGATCTGCATGAGCTTGGCGAGTATACTTTTGCACCAGCTGATGTTAAATTCGTCGAAATGCTAATGGCAGACAAGAGAGCGATGAAAGGGGATGAACCGTTGGGGGAAGTCGTTGCTGAGACTGAGGAGAATAACGAGGAACTCTTGGACGTTAAATCAACCCTTCGACAGGCCTACGACAATCATGCTGATCTCAGAAACTCAGCGGAACTGGAAGGCTGGAAAGCAGACGAAAGGGATCATGTGCTTGATGTATTCCGATCCCATCATGTGCGAAGCATTTTAGAAATCGGCGCGGGTCCGGGTCGGGACAGTTTGTTTTTTAAGGAACATGGCTTTGATATAACGGCTGTAGATTTGTCGGAAGAGATGGTCCGTTTATGCAAGGAAAAGGGGCTGCGCGCAAGGGTGATGGATTTTTACCATTTGGATTTTGCGGATTGCTCCTTTGATGCGGTGTACGCCATGAATTGCTTGCTGCATGTTCCGAAAGCTCAGCTGCATGTTGTGCTCACGGAAATCAAACGGATTTTGAAGCCTAGCGGTATATTTTATTTGGGACTTTATGGAGGGATGTCCACGGACGGCATTTGGGAGCAGGATTCATATAAGCCAAAGCGTTATTTTGCCATGTACCCCGATGAGGAGATCGAGCGGATCATCAAAGGTTATTTTCAAATCGAAGACTTTCACACCCGTTTTATGGGCGAGGGAAATCCCCATTTTCAAGCGATACTGCTCAGAAACTATATAAGTTGA